Proteins encoded within one genomic window of Oryza brachyantha chromosome 7, ObraRS2, whole genome shotgun sequence:
- the LOC107304564 gene encoding zinc finger protein 36-like: MALDGKPPVPPPSTPPMDSWACAGRRSKRRAGGCSSGSGSVSSGCSSGGGESEEEYLAACLLMLARGVRDEPEVVGGLGGVKKGAGVVAAAVAVKPSQRGCYECSVCGKVYESYQALGGHKTSHRKPPPAPAEAAVGGDGPSSGVTGEAKVHRCSICHRTFPSGQALGGHKRLHYEGGAAGDAVKTKAAAAAAAVTAVLKDFDLNLPAAATPAGDEAESSPPEAKRARMLLLA; the protein is encoded by the coding sequence ATGGCGCTCGACGGGAAGCcaccggtgccgccgccgtccacgccGCCGATGGACTCGTGGGCCTGTGCGGGGCGCCGCTCcaagcgccgcgccggcggttgcagcagcggcagcggcagcgtgAGCAGTGGCTGCTCGTCGGGTGGCGGTGAGTCCGAGGAGGAGTACCTCGCGGCCTGCCTGCTGATGCTCGCGCGCGGCGTCCGGGACGAGCCGGAGGTCGTCGGCGGCCTGGGCGGCGTGAAGAAGGGCGCGGGTGTCGTTGCTGCCGCCGTGGCGGTGAAGCCGAGCCAGCGTGGGTGCTACGAGTGCTCGGTGTGCGGCAAGGTGTACGAGTCCTACCAGGCGCTGGGCGGGCACAAGACGAGCCACCGCAagccgccaccggcgccggcagaagcggcggtcggcggcgacgggccgTCGTCCGGCGTGACCGGGGAGGCGAAGGTGCACCGGTGCTCCATCTGCCACCGCACGTTCCCGTCCGGGCAGGCGCTGGGCGGGCACAAGCGGCTGCACTAcgagggcggcgccgcgggAGACGCCGTAAAGACcaaggcagcggcggcggcggcggcagtgacCGCGGTGCTGAAAGACTTCGACCTGAACCTGCCGGCTGCAGCGACGCCGGCGGGGGACGAGGCCGAGAGCTCACCGCCGGAGGCCAAGAGAGCGCGGATGCTGCTGCTCGCGTAA